AATTTGATAGAATTCGACTTAACATTAAATGATAATTCTTTTAAGAGGAACTACTTAATCAGCATTTAGTGCTAATACTCTTGTTTTTCCGTACATATACAATGTTTTATTGTAAAAAAAATCTTTAGAATTATAGATATCAAACATCAAGATTTTATAAAACGTTTAAAAAACAAGGTGAAAGTAACTAAGTTGACACAGTCAGTTATGACAAATGTTAACTGGTATTAGTGAATACTGAGCATTAAATATTAGTCAGAAACAGAGAGCAGTTCTAGGTATTTACGGATAACTGCAAATAGTTGTTTCTTGGTATATTGTTCTCTGTTTATTGATATCAAAACATTGAAACGAAGGGGTGCAAGTAGCAACAAACTACAGAAGTTGTCACAAGCTTCAGGTGGCTATGCTTCCTTAAGGATAGACTCAAAGGGCGATCGCATTTATTTCTATTTCGTTGCTACCTATCAACAAGAAATTTGAGTATTTGATGGTTTAGCGATAAACCAGACAAGTGCTTGCTCAGCATTAGGGTGGAGCGAAATTTTATGATAAACACTGTGGTTGAACTCACTCAAGAATCAGGATGTTATTCAGGTAGTGCGGGTAGTAAATTCCAACAAAAAGTGAATATTCTTCTCGTTGATAACGATTTATCCAATCTAGAGACTCTAGAACAGACACTCAACCAGTTAGGACATAACTTAGTGACAGCTAATTCTCAAGAAGAAGCGTTGTACTCTCTTTCCAAGCATGAATTTGCTGTTATTTTGCTTGATATGCAAATGCTTGGTATTGACGAATTGGCAACACCAGAGTTTTTGAGGAAACATCCAAAGAATCACAATACCCCAATGATTTTGCTGACAACTTTCAGCAATCTCCAACAAGTCCTATTGAAAGGCTCTAAGATGGGTACGGTTGATTACCTGTTGAAGCCAATTGTACCGGAAATTTTGCTGGCAAAGGTATCAGTCTTTATTAGCCTGTTTGTCAAAACATTAGAATTAGCTCAAGCAGAAGAAGCACTACTTGCTTGTGGCGTTCGTTTATCTGGGATTTTAGATAATTCTTCGGATGCTGTTATTTTAGTAAACTCTGCCCAACTCATTACAATATTTAATAGAGAAGCAGAAAGGATTTTTGGCTACACAGCTTCTCAAGTTTTGGGACAATCAATTGATATTCTCTTTCCAGATTGTGCGGCTAATCAGGAATTTCAAAATATTTTTGCATCTTTTCGCTCTGACACATCTTTTTATAAGATGGGAGAACGCTGTGAAATCACCTGTTTTCGCCAAGATGGAACGGAATTTCCCTCGGAAGCTTCCATGTTTCAACTAGAGTTGGTTAACGGTAATTACTTTACTATTATCCTCAGAGATGTCAGCGAGCGCAAAGCAACGGAAGCCGCCTTACGGAAAACAGAAGCCAATTTTCAGGCTTTTATGAATCATAGCCCGCTTTTGTGCTGGATAACAGATGGCAATGGTCAATTTGTTTATTGTAATAAAAGCTTTGAAAACTGGTGCGAGCAACCAGTATCAGAGGTAATGGGAAAGACAATTTTTGACCTCTATCCACCAGAAATTGCTCAACAACAACTTAACTGTATTAAATATGTTATCAGTACTGGGAATGTCTTTGAATTAAACGAGTCTATCTTGAACCCCAATGGAAAAATTTATGAGTTTTTGATATATCAGTTTCCATTATTTGACGTGAACGGGCAAACTTTAATAGGTGGTGTAGCTGTTGATATCAGCGAACGCAAACGAGCAGAAGCAGACCTTTTGTTACGAAATCAACAATTACTCACCCTTCATAAAATTTCTGAAATAGCTCTGAACACAGAATCTCTCGAAGCAGCAGTTCAAGAAACAGTCACAGAAATTAGTCTAGCGACTTGTTTTCCTGCTGTGGCGATTGAACTTTACAATCGCGATCGTCAAGTTATGGAATTTATTGGGGCGACAGGAATTCCTGCACTAGCTTCTTGTAACAGTCTGGAAGTTCCCATAGACCAAACGCTTTCTGGAACAGTTGTTTTGACAGGACAGCCTTTGGTTAAACTGTATCAACCAGAAGGAATTACTATAGATTCTACCAATCCAATCTTACAACAACTAAATGTCCAAGCGTTCGTATGTCAGCCAATGGTAGTTAACCAACAAGTTATTGGAACTTTGAGTTTGGCTCATCTCGAACGAATTCAACCAGATGCATTATTTCTAAGATGGGTAGCGAGTTTGGCAAACTTTGTCGCATCTTTAGTGGAACGCAAACAAGCGCAGCAAGCATTGCAGCAAGCTAATACGCAACTCAATAAATGGGTCAAAGAATTAGAAGTACGCAATCGCGAAATTGCATCGTTAGGTGAACTTAGAGATATTTTACAGGCTTGT
This genomic interval from Scytonema hofmannii PCC 7110 contains the following:
- a CDS encoding diguanylate cyclase, which translates into the protein MINTVVELTQESGCYSGSAGSKFQQKVNILLVDNDLSNLETLEQTLNQLGHNLVTANSQEEALYSLSKHEFAVILLDMQMLGIDELATPEFLRKHPKNHNTPMILLTTFSNLQQVLLKGSKMGTVDYLLKPIVPEILLAKVSVFISLFVKTLELAQAEEALLACGVRLSGILDNSSDAVILVNSAQLITIFNREAERIFGYTASQVLGQSIDILFPDCAANQEFQNIFASFRSDTSFYKMGERCEITCFRQDGTEFPSEASMFQLELVNGNYFTIILRDVSERKATEAALRKTEANFQAFMNHSPLLCWITDGNGQFVYCNKSFENWCEQPVSEVMGKTIFDLYPPEIAQQQLNCIKYVISTGNVFELNESILNPNGKIYEFLIYQFPLFDVNGQTLIGGVAVDISERKRAEADLLLRNQQLLTLHKISEIALNTESLEAAVQETVTEISLATCFPAVAIELYNRDRQVMEFIGATGIPALASCNSLEVPIDQTLSGTVVLTGQPLVKLYQPEGITIDSTNPILQQLNVQAFVCQPMVVNQQVIGTLSLAHLERIQPDALFLRWVASLANFVASLVERKQAQQALQQANTQLNKWVKELEVRNREIASLGELRDILQACVSVEEAHQALARLVQHLFLDISGAIFVLNRAKNLLEVVAVWGNPGATTELLFEAQDCWGLRRGRVHLADANLLSIPCHHRKQKSYSPSFESLCIPMMAQGEALGLLYLSSEEPEKLVAKQQFAVTTAEHIAVGLANLKLHEALKQQSICDPLTGLFNRRYLEDTLEREIQHAERQQTTIGIVMIDIDHFKHFNDTFGHDAGDAVLQELATFLKKHIREADIACRYGGEEMMLILPLASLATTLERAELIRESVKDLVMQHHNQSLGAISLSLGVACYPEHGLTEGAVMKAADAALYRAKQEGRDRVCVAYPLLNT